Proteins found in one Sorghum bicolor cultivar BTx623 chromosome 1, Sorghum_bicolor_NCBIv3, whole genome shotgun sequence genomic segment:
- the LOC110435286 gene encoding expansin-B1-like, whose amino-acid sequence MGSLANKIVVVAAVLSALVGGGSCAPKKFPPGPNITTNYNGQWLVARATWYGQPNGAGPDDNGGACGIKNVNLPPYSGFTACGNVPIFKDGKGCGSCYEVRCKEMPECSGNPITVFITDMNYEPIAPYHFDFSGKAFGSLAKPGLNDKLRHCGIMNVEFRRVRCKLGGKIMFHVEKGSNPNYLAVLVKNVADDGNIVLMELEDKASPGFKPMKLSWGAVWRFDTPKPIKGPFSIRLTSESGKKLVAPNVIPATWKPDTLYNSNIQF is encoded by the exons ATGGGATCCCTCGCCAACAAAATCGTGGTCGTGGCGGCTGTCCTTTCAGCGCTCGTCGGTGGCGGCTCGTGCGCGCCCAAGAAGTTCCCACCTGGCCCCAACATCACAACCAACTACAACGGCCAGTGGCTCGTCGCCAGGGCCACCTGGTATGGCCAGCCCAACGGCGCTGGCCCTGACGACAACG GCGGTGCGTGCGGGATCAAGAACGTGAACCTGCCACCCTACAGCGGCTTCACAGCCTGCGGTAACGTCCCCATCTTCAAGGACGGCAAAGGCTGCGGCTCATGCTACGAG GTGAGATGCAAGGAAATGCCGGAGTGTTCGGGCAACCCGATCACGGTGTTCATCACCGACATGAACTACGAGCCCATCGCACCCTACCACTTCGACTTCAGCGGCAAGGCCTTTGGCTCCCTGGCAAAGCCCGGGCTCAACGACAAGCTCCGCCACTGCGGCATCATGAACGTGGAGTTCAGGAG GGTGCGGTGCAAGCTTGGGGGCAAGATCATGTTCCACGTTGAGAAGGGGTCCAACCCCAACTACCTGGCCGTGCTGGTCAAGAACGTGGCGGACGACGGCAACATTGTGCTCATGGAACTCGAGGACAAGGCGTCGCCGGGGTTCAAGCCGATGAAGCTCTCCTGGGGCGCTGTCTGGAGGTTTGACACACCCAAGCCGATCAAGGGCCCCTTCTCCATCCGCCTCACCAGCGAGTCCGGCAAGAAGCTCGTCGCCCCAAACGTCATCCCGGCAACCTGGAAGCCCGACACCCTCTACAACTCCAACATCCAGTTCTAA